Sequence from the Panicum virgatum strain AP13 chromosome 5N, P.virgatum_v5, whole genome shotgun sequence genome:
cggcgaCTGCGGATGGTTCCAGTCGTTGGTTCTTGGGCCGGCGACGACGGATTTTGGGCTCCTCTTCCGAGCTGGTGTCTTCGGCGTCGGTGCCGGATTTGTTTACCTCCATGCCGGatctgggggcggcggcggtggcagtgtCGTCGGCTTTCCGGCATCGAGGTTTCTCTACCGTTCGCGGCTGGACACGGGTCGTCGATGGCTCGACGGCGGCAATGGTTTCGGGGGTGTTGGATCTGCCTTTCGCAGGTCTGCACACCCCCACCGTGGGGATGGGGAGGATTGGAtgcaggggaggaggaagatagGCGGGCGGGAGCTGCCTGGCCGGCTCCTGCGCCGAAGAAGCGCGGGGTTCGTCCCCGACTGCGAGCCACAAGGAGTATTAGATATCGGTTCCATTTGAAGCCTTTGCGTGAGGGATGCTTCTTCGGCTTGGGTTATGTGCTTGCACCTTCGTGCTCCGGCGATCATTTGTTCGACGGTTTGGTGAAGGCGGCGGCACTTCCGATGAGCACAGGGGATCCAAAGGACTTACTTGTGTTTTGTTGTTTTTCTAGGATCCTCTGTATAGTTTGGTTGCAGTTTCTGTATCCTTCATATCGTCTATAGACGCGTCTGTATTCGTACGTCTTCATGGATGTATTCCTTACCGTATAATACAGATATCTTTGCACCAAAAAAAAAGCTTGTGATCCAACGTGTGAACTGAACTTTTAAGCATTATGGTGGAGACGATATTTACTGGGCCTTTTTGATCTGTCAGAATAAAAAAGTAGACGATGGATTTCAAAGCTGCTGTAAGCGTGTAACTTTCGAAGTGACTGGACCTCACACAACCCTCGTGCGGGGCTACATCCGAAAGAGCCCTATCTCGTGCGAGAGTTGAGTGTGGTTAGTTTGCCGCCATACAAATTGTGCTATGGTAAATACTAAATAGTGGCAGACTGGTTTATTTCGTTTCAGACCGCGAGAGACAATTCAgttttggtaaaaaaaatcGCAAACTTCAGATGAGATCCGAACCTTGTTTCTGATTACCAAGACTGAAATCATCCAAGCAGAGCTGAAAGCGACCGTGTGCCTCGTCGAATTAGGGAAGCCATCAAGCTGCCAGTACTCGCATGTGGAAACGGGAGAATCaaggtttcaaaaaaaaaaagaaaagaaacaggaGAATCAGAGATGCGTCTCTGCGTTGCGCCATGAATTCAGAATTCGGACCGACCGAGCGGCAGCCTCATGCCCTCATGCCATATGTTGATGCACTACACGTCAGCCGTATGCAGACAATGAGATAGCTCAACCCAAGATCCCTGACAGCATAACATCGCAATAGCCCGCATGGGCAATCAGTAGTTTGTATGCTATTGCTATAATTGTCTTTCGCTTGGCCGGATCTGGTTAGCCGTCAGCAAGTTAGCACAAATGCATGCTCCAAGAGGCCTGGTGTCTCCTTTCGTCCAACCAACGGCTGCTGAACTTCGAGAGGTACTAATGGTATCTACCTGATGTCATGATAATAGTGAAAGAAAAAGTATTACACCTTGTAAGTTTCTGCCAGACGAACAATTACTGATTGAACCGTCTCAGTCAAGTGTCTCCTCTAATTCATATGATTGGATCAAAGGAACCTATCAGTTCTCAGACAAAATAGCAGTTCCACGCGCGGTTTCGTTTTCGCACTATTGACCTCAAAGTCATGGTGTTAGCTTGCTGGAGGGAATCCTATCCTACAGATTCAATGGTCTTCTTCAGCCGTCAATTTGGGCAAGATTCCTATATTAAATCATCAATCATTTTTGGGTTGCATATACGTACATCTCCAGCAGTCCCCCAATCCTCAATCGAACTACCATATCGGGAGAGTAAATAAGAAACTAGTACTCCAATAGTATCCCAAAGCCCTTCTCTTTTTTCAATAATTATTGGGACATCCCAACAATTCACCCCACCTCTCCCTAAATAAAGAGGGGAGTTGTGACTCTCCCAATAAGATAGTTGGATTGAGAGAAGGTTATTCAGAGACTGCAAAACAACTCCCTCGATAATCCTAAAACTGCTATCGGGACATCTTCCAATAATAATTATTGGGAAAAGATTATTAGAGGACTGTTGAAGATGTTCTAAGCCAACTGAACTGGGGGCCATGCTTAATCAGCCACGGCTCAGTACTCGACTACTAGTACTTCAGATGCATGTACTTGTGCAGCTCCCCAGCTGCCAGCTCTAAACACTACGGCTTAAGTTTGGGTTCTCCTGGCGTATCTGCATACGAGATTGTGTGTCGCCAGAGGCCCATGACGCAGGCAGATGTTTACAAGCACTTGCTGATTAGTCTATTGCGCTCCAGCCAGCTGCAGCAAGGCTGAGCCTGAACCTGATCTGCACAACACGGATTCTGCATTTCTGCTACATTTCTAGACTACTGTCTACTGAGGTTCGTGCACGATGGATAGGCCCAAGCGAGCACCGGACAAGAACGTCCAGCCAGGCCGAGGCGATCCTCAACCAGCCAAGCAGAACTCGCAGCACTTAAACTAGTTCAGAAGCGAGCAAGCGCAAGGGCACAAAATCGACGAAGAAGCCTGGGTCTCTTGGCGCCAGAATCTTACATGATTGGGTCCTTCGAAACCGATGCCCCGCGCTTGGATTCTTCCCTCGCCTCCGCATCCCCACTGGCCTTTACGCCCAGCCTAGGATCTAGCTCCTCTCCTTGAACCACTCACCGGCGCTCTCGCTGCGCTCGCCCAACACTAAACACCAACCACCCTTTGCCCCAGGCGTCAGCCGGATATCCGGTCCCTATATATAACGGCAGGAGCCTCGTCTGGAAGCCTCATCGATCGATCACCATTCACCAGTGCCGGTGCCGCCACTATCTCCGGCGACCACCACCGCGTCGCAGCTTGTagctgatcgatcgatcggtcgTCGTCTCGTCGTCGCTAGCGATCGAAGATGACGTCGGACGACCCCAATGCGTACAACATGACGCTGGCCTActtgccggccgccggcgtaCCGCACTGGCTGAACAAGGGCGACAACGCGTGGCAGATGGTGTCGGCCACGCTGGTGGGCATGCAGAGCGTGCCGGGGCTGGTCATCCTCTACGGCAGCATCGTCAAGAAGAAGTGGGCCGTCAACTCGGCGTTCATGGCGCTCTACGCCTTCGCTGCCGTCTGGctgtgctgggtcacctggggCTATCAGATGTCCTTCGGCGAGAAGCTGCTCCCGTTCTGGGGCAAGGCCGGCCACGCGCTCGGCCAGGGCGTCCTCCTCGGCCAGGCCTCCCTCCCGGCGACCGAGCACCGCTACGCCCACCACGGCGCCGTCGAGACCCCCGGGATCATGCCCTGGTACCCCATGGCGTCCATGGTCTACTTCCAGTGCGTCTTCGCCGCCATCACGCTGATCCTGCTCGCCGGCTCCCTGCTCGGCCGCATGAACTTCAAGGCGTGGATGCTCTTCGTCCCGCTCTGGCTCACCTTCTCCTACACCATCGGCGCCTTCTCCATCTGGGGCGGCGGCTTCCTCTTCCACTGGGGCGTCATGGACTACTCCGGCGGCTACGTCATCCACCTCTCGTCTGGCGTCGCGGGGTTCACCGCCGCCTACTGGGTCGGGCCCAGGTCCACCAAGGACAGGGAGAGGTTCCCGCCCAACAACGTCCTGCTCATGCTCACCGGCGCCGGCATCCTGTGGATGGGCTGGGCCGGCTTCAACGGCGGCGACCCCTACTCCGCGAACATCGACTCCTCCCTCGCCGTGCTCAACACCAACATCTGCGCCGCCACCAGCCTCCTCGTCTGGACCTGCCTCGATGTCATCTTCTTCAAGAAGCCCTCCGTCATCGGCGCCGTCCAGGGCATGATCACCGGCCTCGTCTGCATCACTCCCGGCGCAGGTATGCTACACACGACGACTCAGTCGATCCGATCCCATTCCCATGCGCTGTTACTATTCACTACTACTAGTCATCATTAGCAATAGCTGTAGTATTACTAACCAGCAGATACGTTAATCACAACGCGCCAGCGGGCATATAGCTAGGGCACGATGTCATCATCACTCTGTCATCAACGAAATTAGACACGGACCGCCATTTAATTTTTTGTAGCTTGTGATTCTTCACAGCTGCGCTGCACTGAATCTACCCTCCTCTTTTGACCCGTGTCAGTAAAGCGTGGTACCAGTGAATTGAGAGTTCGACATCACGAGTTTAATTTATTCACTTTGGATAGTGCTGTAGTTTATCTAGAAGACTAATAACAAAGTAGTCCAACACTTTGTGTAATAACCAACTGCTGTGCGACAGACATATGACACCCGAGTTACTTTATTTCGCCCGACCGCCCGAGTGCTCTGTAGCGTTTCCCTCGACTGAGGAAGTTTGGGGAAAGTATgctgaggccgtgtttagatgttttataaaaaaattttgcgatgtaatcttactaatttgaagtaccaaatgaagtttatttacaaatttttttgcacagatcgGTTGTAAATCGtaagacgaatttaatgatgttaataaatccatgattaattaataattagccgatggttaatgtagcatcactgttgcaaatcatggattaagtatgctcattagattcgtctcgcgatttacagcccatccatgcaaaaagttttgtaaatagacttcatttagtactccatgcatgtgtcgaaatattcgatgtgacatttttttttgcgtttacggggtttatggggtTAGAACTAAACGAAAAAATCAGTTTAGATTCCATGAACGAGGTAGGACAGCTGAGGTCTGAACAAAAGTGACCTCTGCACGTGTGGAAGATTATTCATATCAACTAGCAAGAAAGAAAgaacatatttttttaaaaaagatttTTCGCACTAGATATCGTCTCTGTGTGTAGCCTACCATGCTTTAAAAGCTGAGTATTTCTAGAAGGAAACAAAAGCAGCAAAAAGCagcttccttcttttttttccaaagCTATGAAGACTTCTAGTCAGATTGGAGTATGCACTGAGACATCAAGAGACATTAGAGTGATCAGACCACCGAGAGGCACCAATAATCTTGGAGGATTATTTTCTTGTCAGCCTAGCTACGTAGACCGTAGTCATGCATGCTTCCACTACCTCTTTGACAGTTCAACACCAGGCCAATCTCTAGTAATTTCTATACTATTTAGCTGCAGCTTTCATTTCACTActgcaaataaaataaatttcaaaatGGGCATAAATTTCCTATTGTTTAGAAATGTAGGCATCTCCAGCTAGCCTCTGCAAAATAATGGAGGCATTTCTTGTTATATTAGTAAGTTGTAACTGAGTAACTTATGTCGTCCACCTCTGCAGGTCTTGTCCAGGGTTGGGCGGCGATCGTGATGGGTATGCTCTCGGGCAGCATCCCGTGGTTCACGATGATGGTGGTGCACAAGCGCTCCCGCCTGCTCCAGCAGGTGGACGACACCCTGGGCGTGTTCCACACCCACGCCGTGGCCGGGGTCCTGGGCGGCGTCACCACGGGGCTCTTCGCGCACCCGTCGCTGTGCCCGATGTTCCTTCCCGTCACCAACTCCAAGGGCGCCTTCTACGGCAGCGGCATCCAGCTCGGGAAGCAGCTGGGCGGCGCGCTCTTCATCATCTCCTGGAACGTGGTGGCGACCAGCCTGGTGTGCCTGGTGGTGCGCTTCGTGGTGCCGCTGCGCATGCCCGACGACGAGCTGACCATCGGCGACGACGCCGTGCACGGCGAGGAGGCCTACGCGCTGTGGGGCGACGGCGAGAAGTTCGACTCCACCAAGCACGGCTGGTACTCGGACAATGACACGCACCACAACAAGGTGCCCAG
This genomic interval carries:
- the LOC120676985 gene encoding ammonium transporter 3 member 1-like, with amino-acid sequence MTSDDPNAYNMTLAYLPAAGVPHWLNKGDNAWQMVSATLVGMQSVPGLVILYGSIVKKKWAVNSAFMALYAFAAVWLCWVTWGYQMSFGEKLLPFWGKAGHALGQGVLLGQASLPATEHRYAHHGAVETPGIMPWYPMASMVYFQCVFAAITLILLAGSLLGRMNFKAWMLFVPLWLTFSYTIGAFSIWGGGFLFHWGVMDYSGGYVIHLSSGVAGFTAAYWVGPRSTKDRERFPPNNVLLMLTGAGILWMGWAGFNGGDPYSANIDSSLAVLNTNICAATSLLVWTCLDVIFFKKPSVIGAVQGMITGLVCITPGAGLVQGWAAIVMGMLSGSIPWFTMMVVHKRSRLLQQVDDTLGVFHTHAVAGVLGGVTTGLFAHPSLCPMFLPVTNSKGAFYGSGIQLGKQLGGALFIISWNVVATSLVCLVVRFVVPLRMPDDELTIGDDAVHGEEAYALWGDGEKFDSTKHGWYSDNDTHHNKVPSGVTQDV